A region from the Halobacillus mangrovi genome encodes:
- a CDS encoding cytochrome P450: protein MITVRSGKPWGHMRSFRKDPLSFLQMAAKYDDEIVSFRLGHKSVKLLVHPSLVKEVLVSKADCFHKSKPFQELEPLLGNGLLLSENPTHQKQRRLIQPSFRPAHIKKYADLMAESTRCFLQDWGEREERWISNDLMELTLEIISQTMLGVDIENGHELVGKPLETVMEIATKRIRSVVRSPKSWGTTDNIAFKQAVDQLDGIVSKIIENRHVNKSNAEDLLGVLIQSQETSTEKMEVEQLRNEVMTILLAGHETTATALTWTMYLLMTNKNIYQKVQAEVDRLCKNDIPAYEEVNHLEYTEKVLLESLRLYPPAWLIGRLAIKEVMIGEYQFKRGQTVMISPYIMQRNSRYFEEPERFNPERFVKGKLQKVPEYVYFPFGGGTRVCIGKHFAMLEAIIVLGALMKNFNFYFNKESIIKADPLITLRLKQGLHAYVERRK, encoded by the coding sequence ATGATAACGGTAAGAAGTGGTAAGCCTTGGGGACATATGAGGTCGTTTAGAAAAGACCCTCTGTCATTTTTACAGATGGCGGCAAAATACGATGATGAAATCGTATCTTTTCGTTTAGGCCACAAGTCAGTGAAGTTACTAGTCCATCCTTCCCTAGTTAAGGAAGTGCTGGTATCAAAGGCTGATTGTTTTCACAAATCGAAGCCTTTTCAAGAACTAGAACCGTTATTGGGCAATGGGTTATTGCTAAGTGAAAACCCTACTCATCAAAAACAGCGCCGCCTTATTCAACCCTCCTTTAGACCTGCACATATTAAAAAATACGCTGATTTAATGGCAGAGAGTACGAGGTGTTTCCTACAAGACTGGGGTGAGCGAGAAGAGCGCTGGATATCGAATGATCTGATGGAATTAACATTGGAAATTATCTCTCAAACGATGTTAGGAGTTGATATCGAGAACGGCCATGAACTGGTAGGTAAACCACTGGAAACTGTGATGGAGATTGCTACAAAGCGAATTCGCTCAGTAGTACGTTCCCCTAAATCTTGGGGGACAACAGATAATATTGCATTTAAACAGGCTGTCGATCAGCTTGATGGAATCGTCTCTAAAATCATAGAAAATAGGCATGTCAATAAATCTAACGCCGAAGATCTTTTAGGAGTTTTGATACAGTCACAAGAAACTTCAACAGAAAAAATGGAAGTAGAGCAATTACGAAATGAAGTAATGACTATTTTGCTGGCAGGACATGAGACCACAGCGACCGCTCTTACATGGACGATGTACCTCCTCATGACTAATAAAAATATTTATCAGAAAGTGCAAGCTGAGGTAGATCGATTATGTAAGAATGACATACCCGCATACGAGGAGGTCAATCATCTCGAGTACACAGAGAAAGTATTGTTAGAGAGCTTGAGGTTATATCCGCCTGCCTGGTTAATCGGGCGTCTGGCAATTAAGGAAGTAATGATCGGGGAGTATCAGTTTAAAAGGGGACAGACAGTGATGATTAGCCCATACATCATGCAGCGAAACTCACGTTACTTTGAAGAGCCTGAACGTTTTAATCCTGAGCGTTTTGTAAAAGGCAAATTACAAAAGGTTCCTGAATATGTATATTTCCCGTTTGGAGGAGGTACTCGCGTTTGTATTGGAAAACATTTTGCAATGTTGGAAGCCATTATCGTTCTTGGAGCACTTATGAAGAATTTTAATTTCTATTTCAATAAAGAAAGTATTATAAAAGCAGATCCGCTTATTACTTTGCGACTCAAA